Proteins encoded by one window of Porphyrobacter sp. YT40:
- a CDS encoding TonB-dependent receptor, with product MHPTPMRGTLQRGAATAAILSAALCVPAHAQSEVADTEASAAEETAVHDIMVTARRRSESAQDIPLAVSVIDARQIDATGAFNVARLQQLAPTLQFYSSNPRNTAVNIRGLGVPFGLTSDGFEQGVGIYVDDVYYSRVASATFDFLDVAQIEVLRGPQGTLYGNNTTAGAINIQTNQPSFDLEGRAEISLGNYAFRQARLAVSGPLSETVAARIAFSGTSRDGTIRNVVTGEDIQSLDNLGLRAQLLWEPADSLRVKLVGDYNRQDAVCCGSVFVGTGATQRPLNRQYAALAAAQGYAPPSTDPFDRLTDLDSRLNAGNVIAGLALKVEWDVGPGTLTSVTAWRTWDWQPENDRDFNGLPIVTLSQNPSQQDQFTQEFRYAYEGDTVDFVIGAFAFDQRIDTQGTEQHGPASSRWTINPANPLSGDPTVLDGLTARNTQVLESTSLALFGQLSWAITDAFTLQPGLRLNYDRKSGFYERRVFTGTGAELSGSETDARSLAQLGVFRPQVSAPEDSDWNLTYDLTASYEVAPDVLAYGTYARSFKTIGINQNGLPTDAGGQPIAAAGTIRPETVDHFEVGLKSQFWDRRVTLNLAAFRTDIRDYQATVNNGQFGVLRGFLANAGKVRSQGIEADFSVRPSERFSAYANAAYTDAKYVRFTDAPCPPELAGGTTAAPGQVPSAPGTPGGISPANCDISGQRLPGVSKWAFSFGAEGNFPTEFLGKPGEIYLGYDGSYRSNFSSNASPSVYTNIDGYHLSNFRAGFRSDDGLDLFVWVRNAFDADYFEQVFVGPGNTGLIAGLPGDPRTWGATASITF from the coding sequence ATGCATCCGACACCCATGCGCGGCACCCTGCAGCGCGGCGCGGCTACCGCTGCGATCCTTTCTGCCGCCCTTTGCGTCCCGGCCCATGCCCAGAGCGAGGTTGCGGACACCGAAGCCTCTGCCGCCGAGGAAACCGCCGTCCATGACATCATGGTCACCGCCCGTCGCCGCTCCGAAAGCGCGCAGGACATTCCCCTTGCCGTGTCGGTGATCGACGCCCGCCAGATCGACGCGACCGGGGCGTTCAACGTTGCCCGGCTTCAGCAGCTGGCGCCGACGCTGCAATTCTATTCTTCGAACCCGCGCAACACGGCCGTGAACATCCGCGGACTCGGGGTGCCCTTCGGCCTCACCAGCGACGGGTTCGAGCAAGGCGTCGGGATCTATGTCGACGATGTCTACTATTCGCGCGTCGCCTCGGCGACCTTCGACTTCCTTGATGTCGCGCAGATCGAGGTGCTGCGCGGGCCGCAGGGCACGCTCTACGGCAACAACACCACCGCGGGCGCCATCAACATCCAGACCAACCAGCCGAGCTTCGATTTGGAGGGCCGGGCCGAGATCAGCCTCGGCAATTACGCCTTCCGGCAGGCGCGGCTGGCGGTGTCGGGCCCGCTGTCGGAGACGGTCGCGGCACGCATCGCCTTTTCGGGCACCAGCCGCGACGGCACGATCCGCAATGTCGTGACCGGCGAGGACATCCAGAGCCTCGACAACCTCGGCCTGCGCGCGCAGCTTCTTTGGGAGCCGGCGGACAGCCTGCGGGTCAAGCTGGTGGGCGATTACAACCGGCAGGACGCGGTGTGTTGCGGATCGGTGTTCGTCGGGACAGGCGCAACGCAGCGGCCGCTCAATCGCCAATATGCGGCGCTGGCGGCGGCGCAGGGCTACGCGCCGCCCTCGACCGATCCCTTCGACCGGCTGACCGACCTCGATTCCCGGCTCAACGCGGGCAATGTCATCGCCGGGCTTGCGCTCAAGGTGGAGTGGGACGTGGGGCCGGGCACGCTTACCTCGGTCACCGCCTGGCGCACCTGGGACTGGCAGCCCGAGAATGACCGCGATTTCAACGGCTTGCCGATCGTCACCCTGTCGCAGAACCCCTCGCAGCAGGACCAGTTCACGCAGGAATTCCGCTACGCCTATGAGGGCGACACGGTCGACTTCGTGATCGGTGCCTTCGCCTTCGACCAGCGCATCGACACGCAGGGCACCGAACAGCACGGCCCGGCTTCGAGCCGCTGGACGATCAATCCGGCAAACCCGCTCTCCGGCGATCCCACCGTTCTCGACGGGCTGACCGCGCGCAACACACAGGTGCTCGAGAGCACCAGCCTCGCGCTGTTCGGACAGCTGAGCTGGGCGATCACCGATGCGTTCACGCTACAGCCCGGCCTGCGCCTCAATTACGACCGCAAAAGCGGATTTTACGAGCGGCGCGTCTTTACCGGCACGGGCGCGGAGCTGTCCGGCAGCGAGACCGACGCGCGCAGTCTGGCGCAGCTTGGCGTGTTCCGCCCTCAGGTCTCTGCGCCGGAGGACAGCGACTGGAACCTCACCTACGATCTGACCGCCAGTTACGAGGTCGCGCCCGATGTGCTGGCCTACGGCACCTATGCACGCAGCTTCAAGACGATCGGGATCAACCAGAACGGCCTGCCGACCGACGCCGGCGGCCAGCCGATCGCCGCGGCGGGCACGATCCGCCCGGAAACGGTCGATCACTTCGAAGTGGGGCTCAAGAGCCAATTCTGGGATCGCCGCGTGACGCTCAACCTCGCCGCCTTCCGCACGGATATCCGTGACTATCAGGCAACGGTGAACAACGGCCAGTTCGGGGTGCTGCGCGGGTTTCTCGCCAATGCGGGCAAGGTGCGATCGCAGGGGATCGAGGCGGACTTCTCGGTGCGCCCGAGCGAGCGGTTCAGCGCCTATGCGAATGCGGCCTATACCGATGCGAAATATGTTCGCTTCACCGATGCGCCCTGCCCGCCGGAACTGGCAGGCGGCACCACCGCGGCGCCCGGTCAGGTGCCTTCGGCCCCGGGCACTCCGGGCGGAATCAGCCCGGCCAATTGCGACATTTCCGGCCAGCGCCTGCCCGGCGTATCGAAATGGGCTTTCTCGTTCGGAGCGGAGGGTAACTTCCCGACAGAATTCCTCGGCAAACCGGGCGAGATCTACCTCGGATATGACGGCAGCTACCGGTCGAACTTCTCTTCCAACGCCTCCCCGTCGGTCTACACCAACATCGATGGCTATCACCTGTCCAACTTTCGCGCCGGCTTCCGCTCGGACGACGGGCTCGACCTGTTCGTCTGGGTCAGGAATGCTTTCGATGCGGACTATTTCGAGCAGGTCTTCGTCGGCCCCGGCAACACCGGGCTGATCGCCGGGCTGCCCGGCGACCCGCGCACCTGGGGCGCGACGGCTTCCATCACCTTCTAG
- a CDS encoding sulfite exporter TauE/SafE family protein, whose protein sequence is MPDLIPLFLDLLPFLAIGFIAQMIDGALGMAFGVTTQTLLVSAMGVPPASASASVHLVEMFTTGASGISHMWQKNVDWGLFRRLVPFGVLGGIGGAYLLSNIDASSAKPFVMLYLTGIGFYLLWRAIRMSQPRFEHPRYTSPLALAGGFLDAAGGGGWGPVVTSNLLIQGGDPRKVIGTVNTAEFLLTLSISLTFLFTLGPAAFTKITIGLIIGGVIAAPFGALLASRVRPRTLLLAVSLVLIITSAFSIWKAWPII, encoded by the coding sequence ATGCCCGACCTCATCCCGCTCTTTCTTGATCTCCTGCCCTTCTTGGCCATCGGTTTCATAGCCCAGATGATCGACGGAGCGCTGGGCATGGCCTTCGGTGTCACCACCCAGACGCTGCTGGTGAGCGCCATGGGCGTGCCCCCGGCAAGCGCTTCGGCGAGCGTCCACCTGGTTGAGATGTTCACCACCGGCGCATCCGGCATCAGCCACATGTGGCAGAAGAATGTCGACTGGGGGCTGTTCCGGCGCTTGGTGCCCTTCGGGGTGTTGGGCGGGATCGGCGGGGCCTATCTGCTCTCGAACATAGATGCCTCTTCAGCCAAGCCCTTCGTGATGCTCTATCTCACTGGTATCGGCTTCTACCTGCTGTGGCGTGCGATCCGGATGTCGCAGCCGCGGTTCGAACATCCGCGCTACACCAGTCCGCTTGCACTCGCTGGGGGCTTCCTCGATGCGGCGGGCGGCGGTGGCTGGGGGCCGGTGGTGACGAGCAACCTGCTGATCCAGGGCGGCGATCCGCGCAAGGTGATCGGGACGGTCAACACCGCCGAATTCCTGCTGACCCTGTCGATCTCATTGACCTTTCTCTTCACGCTCGGCCCGGCGGCCTTCACGAAAATCACCATCGGGCTGATCATTGGCGGTGTGATCGCTGCGCCCTTCGGGGCGCTGCTGGCGAGCCGAGTGAGGCCCCGCACACTGCTGTTAGCGGTCTCGCTCGTGCTGATCATCACCAGCGCCTTCAGCATCTGGAAGGCTTGGCCGATCATCTAG
- a CDS encoding serine hydrolase domain-containing protein produces the protein MALLPIGLSASVPLDAVEDFVTTAWPESGAPGLAYAVIDKGVIAAGGRGTTLAGAGEPVTPDTPFLIGSVSKSFTALAVMQLVEARKLDLDAGVGTYLNAFSERPAGAITLRQLLSHTSGYSTVQGNDAHAETLATHAAMVARWTPAYSPGERWEYSNTNYHLLGAVIEAVTGEDFADYIERRILVPIGMKHSFVARGAEPDRVARGHRPWFGGKRAYTEREGGQVAAPAGGIFASANDLARYAAIMLNGRDDIISAAGKAEMVRPASPQSPFYGLGWFIDRQAGTAAHSGLVPGSEALLTLVPAERKAVIVLINANGGIGFADNGVLLNGVTALALGQEYRGEGSRVWPRATYVMIVLLPLLFVASMGWAWHRRERLRRKRVQGTPGLFSLWFPLATTLAMAAFLLAIVPGFFGGSLNTLLLYQPDFAACMIAAALTGPLWAVVRLMIAYRTSPSSAPAQ, from the coding sequence TTGGCTCTTCTGCCAATTGGCCTCAGCGCATCGGTTCCCCTCGACGCGGTGGAGGACTTCGTCACCACCGCCTGGCCCGAATCCGGGGCGCCGGGGCTTGCCTATGCAGTAATCGACAAGGGCGTGATCGCCGCCGGTGGGCGCGGAACCACCCTCGCCGGCGCAGGTGAACCGGTCACACCCGATACCCCATTCCTGATCGGATCTGTGTCCAAGAGCTTCACTGCGCTGGCGGTGATGCAACTGGTGGAGGCAAGGAAGCTCGATCTCGACGCGGGAGTTGGCACTTATCTCAATGCCTTTTCGGAACGGCCAGCCGGCGCGATTACCCTGCGCCAGTTGCTGAGCCACACCAGCGGCTATTCAACCGTGCAGGGCAATGATGCACATGCGGAGACCCTCGCCACCCATGCCGCGATGGTCGCGAGGTGGACCCCCGCCTACTCTCCCGGTGAACGCTGGGAATATTCCAACACCAACTACCACCTGCTCGGTGCGGTGATCGAGGCGGTGACCGGCGAGGATTTCGCCGACTATATCGAACGCCGCATCTTGGTGCCCATCGGGATGAAGCACAGCTTCGTTGCCCGCGGCGCAGAGCCTGACAGGGTGGCTCGTGGCCACCGTCCATGGTTCGGCGGTAAGCGCGCTTACACCGAACGCGAGGGCGGGCAGGTCGCGGCCCCGGCAGGAGGCATCTTTGCCAGCGCCAATGATCTGGCGCGCTACGCCGCGATCATGCTCAATGGCCGCGACGACATCATCAGCGCGGCGGGTAAGGCGGAGATGGTCCGCCCCGCCAGCCCGCAATCGCCCTTCTACGGACTGGGCTGGTTTATCGACCGGCAAGCAGGAACCGCAGCCCATAGTGGACTCGTTCCTGGCAGCGAGGCGCTGCTGACGCTGGTGCCAGCTGAACGCAAGGCGGTGATCGTGCTGATCAACGCCAATGGCGGCATCGGCTTTGCCGACAATGGAGTCTTGCTCAACGGTGTCACTGCTTTGGCGTTGGGGCAGGAATATCGCGGCGAAGGTTCACGCGTCTGGCCCAGGGCGACCTATGTCATGATAGTGTTATTGCCACTGCTGTTTGTCGCGAGCATGGGTTGGGCTTGGCATCGGCGCGAAAGGTTGCGGCGCAAGCGGGTGCAGGGGACGCCCGGGCTATTCAGCCTCTGGTTTCCGCTCGCTACAACGCTGGCGATGGCTGCCTTCCTGCTCGCCATCGTCCCCGGGTTCTTCGGCGGGTCGCTCAACACGCTGCTGCTGTATCAGCCCGATTTTGCTGCCTGCATGATCGCTGCGGCACTCACCGGACCGCTATGGGCGGTGGTGCGGCTGATGATTGCCTATCGGACATCGCCGTCATCAGCGCCTGCGCAATAA